TGTAAGAATGAacgaataggccgggcgcagtgactcatgcctataatcccagcactttgggaggctgaggagggaggatcaagaggtcaggagtttgagatctgtctggccaacatagtgacacccagtctcccttaaaaatacaaaaaattagccgggcgcggtggcgggcgcctgtaatcccagctacttgggaggctgaggcaggagaatcacatgaacctgggaggtggaggttgcagtgagctgagatagagccactgcactccagcccgggcaacagtgcaagaccctgtctcaaaataaataaataaataaataaaatttaaaaaaaaaacgaatGAATAGCACTGACTTGGGATCAGCTATATGCCGCCTCTGGGCAATGGAATACGAGAAGTGTAAATGCGCTTTCCCTTGCCCCTCTCTGGCCCACCATAAGCAAGTCCACACTCAAGCAGCCACTGCTCTCTGGGACTAGGCTCCAGAATGATGAACACAAAGCCCACCTGAGCCCAATCTGAAGGCTAGAGACAAGTTCAGCTGAACcatgaatgagaaaaataaatgctgtTTTAATAAGCTACTGTTGGCATGGTTTAAACGCAACATTATTCTGGCAAGTGAATaaaataaggaatttttttttaaggtggaggcACTTTGAAAAAAGACTCATAGTAGTAATTAAAAGTATtcattctggccaggcgcagtggctcacacctgtaatcgtagcactttgggaggccgaggtgggcggatcacgaggtcaggagatcaagaccatcctggctaacacggtgacaccctgtctctactaaaaatacaaaacattagccaggcgtggtggcacatgcctgtagtcctggctactcgggaggctgaggcaggagaatggcgtgaacccaggaggtggagcttgcagtgagcagagattgcgccactgcactccagcctgggtgacagagcgagactccgtctccaaaaaaaaaaaaaaaaaaaaaaaaaaaagtattcaagcATTCAAGCAGCCCTGGAAAGAAAACATGATTGGGCCATGTAATTAAATCACCATGATCTGAAGTCGGGTGGATACAGAGTAAGACTTACAGAAAACAAGTGTGACATAAAGCCACTTCCCTCCAATAATCATTCAGAGATGCCCTAACCATCAACCGTTCCTGAAAGATGATGGAGTTGCTACTTCCTGGTGAAATGTTGTCCCTTCCCCCGCAGTTATATAACAAATTTCTAAATTTGTACCCAGCAGGGACTAAGTTTCAATCCTTCTTGAGCAGGGCCCTTGTATTGCGAGTTTCTTAGCACCCAGCACCAAAATAACCACTAATTTACCTcacaaatggaagaagaaaggaaaatagtcCAAACCTAACAAGTAAAAGAAGTACCACTATTTAAGCATTCTATGAAGGTAACAATTATGATAGCACAAATTTAGTGACAACTTGCAgggcaaaaggagaaaaagtacTACTACATTAAATGTACACCAATGTTAAGAGATATCTTAATTACAATatgaaaatgtgagaaaaatacaCCTCAGAATGAAGGAAATATTACAATTGTTCTTTTAAACCACAATCCTTTTCTTCCCCCTTAGAATACACTCCCCTTGTCGCATAAAGTCCAGCTTGAAGAACATCGCTTTAACTATAGAATCTATTTCTAAGATGTTCAGTAAAACACTTATAAATAGCAATAATATATTAACATCTTATTAAATACTATAAATTCTGACACAAACTAAGCCCGTAAGGACTATTTTCAAtaaccctttccagcctctaaaTCATACTCCCTGGAGAGTATCACTCACCTCCTAAGCCACGACTATAAGCAAGTTTGTtaagtcaaaaagaaaacaatatttaaatggaaaaccTAAGCTGCATCCATTTTGCTACCCAAGTTCTTCTGACATGCAGAaatcaatttgaaaatatttaagaaaacattagCTTCAATCAATCCCCGTCATCCTTGTTCTTCTGATACATGGATAATTCGTTACCGCAACTGTATGACCTGCTTTATTTCACttactcatttataaaataatatatccaTCCAATGACTACTTCTAGAGCCATATCATGTCAAGCATTGCTTTAGGACAAAGATATAGCAATAGTCAAGGACCTATACGCCCCTGACTACACTAAGGATACATATGTCCCTGCTTTCCAGGGTATCACATGATCCAGGTATCTCTCCCTAATATAGTCAACAAGGAATAAATAAGACGCATTTCTTGGTTAGAACTGTTAAAGCTTACATCTGCCTCTTCCTAACCCCTTCTCAACCAACCCAGCTTAATTCTAGCACAGTATGCAAGTCATGCCAAACATGACTCCATGCAGAGAACTATCAAAATGAGGCCACAGTGTTATCAACCTTAACTGATTTTAAGGGTTCTTAGTTTCTAAGATTCTCATGCAGATCAGTATAATGTCCTAAAGGTAAATAAACCTTTCTTGCTACCTAAAGAAAATGTATCCCATATTCAGATTCACAGCACAGAATCTGTATTCTGATAGTAGTAGTTTGAGATAACCACCTAGGTGCAGTGATTCCCAAACTTGGCTACATTTTAGAGATGCCTGGAAAACTTAAAAATCACATTGTTCAAGCTGCActccagtttgagaaccactgatgcaGAAAACTTGGGGGAAAATGAGCTGCTTTCCAATGATCTATGGATTAAAGGTACACTGACATTTCCTTCCACCATGAGCAGTGAGCTTCCTGAACACTGCTTCACTAAGAATTATTATGGACCTAACTTGGTATTTAAGGGAAGTGTCAAACTTAGAGGAGAAAGCACAAACCTGAACATATAGAGGGCTAAATATTATCTCAAACTGAatgccagaaaataaaaataataaagctttaaaattttatccCAAAGTTTGTCAGAAATTGATGTTATCAAGAGTCAAATTCCCACTCCTCAATATCTGAAAAGAGACGGAGGGAAAATAACAACCCTCAGGCTGGCTTGtgaagggtttttgtttgtttaatacatCTGAAAAGAATGCATATACAAAGAATTGAGACATGAGAAAGCATTGGTTCAACACTAATGAATCTACAAGAATTAGGATTGGGAAGGTGGGAAAGATTacctcaatatttttaaaaattggaaactgCAACCAAAATAAGCTGATAAAATCCCTATTAACACTTAAGAAGAGTCTGCATAAGACTCTTTCCATGATTTTTATTAAACTAGAGAGCCTCACCTGGCTGCTCTAGGGTTCCTCATATGCAAAACAGAAATAAGGGGATTCCCCTGACTGGTCCCCATGTTGTTAAgtgttctccccacccccaccctaccCCCAGCTTCTTAATGAAGCAGGCCTCCATCCTCCTAACTTGAGAGGATGTGAATCATTCCACAGATGTCTGTCTTCTAGCACCACCCCTCGTATTTCCTCTACATACCAGGTCTTCAGCTGCATTCTAGGAACACCATATACTACTGAGCTGCAAATCTATGCTAAGCATATAAGACAAtgactgaaagggaaaaaaatttttttaattacaaactcAATTCATTTGGTGCATTTCAAAGGTGCaatacttttcttcatttatcagTGAAAGAAGTTAGAAATTAACTTCCAAAAAAAATCAGCGAATGGCAAACAAATGTCCTTGAAAGTCACAGTCACATATAGTGCGTCCTAGAAAAGAGGAGGGGCAAGACAGGCTCCACCCACTTTCATGAGTTTCATCAAATACTGGATCTACTCAAGGGTGGAGAGAAAAGGCAACTTTCAAAAAGGAGTATGTTATTAAATGAGGCATTTACTATACTCCTTCCTAAGAGCACCAGATGGGGAACATGTTTTCTAAACTAGATCTaggaagtggaatgtggaatcaatccGTCCTCCTCCCCTTAAGGGCTATCCACTggttaatgaattaaaaaaacaagactaaaaaacaaaccccacacacactccccccaaaaaaagaggagggaaaaaaaaaaaaaaaacactaagatGTCCCAGATTACTCTCCAGAGTGGAACCAGGGAGCAGCTTCAACAATTCCAATTAGTCTGTTACAGAGTCATCCACAAGCATGCCTTGCTtttaaacaaaccaacaaaaaaaaaaaaaaacaacaacaacaaaaatttttttttgaaacaacaaaaaaaaactagtacTAATCACTTTTCTGACAATACAATTACTCAAAATTAACTAGTactgggagggggaagggggggcCATACCTATGGGCCTTGTCTCACACGAGTGCATGTGGGTAGGTGCAGGGCATTTGTCATTATTGCAAAAacgaattttaatttttaatctttagttTGATTTAAACATTGCTTTTAGTATGATGCCGACACCAGCTGTGCAGAAAGGGCTCTGGagagatgttcatagcagcacacACCTGCGGCTCTTCTTCggttctggaggctccagggcagCCAATATTGCTTCGTCAAATACATTCTTTAGGCCTTTCTGAAaatggggagaaagaaaaaatgggcgGTCTGATTTTCAGTATAATAAAGTTGGAGTTCAAATTCAAAACATTCAAACCCCCAAGAGTTGgcaaagaaagaaacattaaaaacaacaacccTGAATCTCAACACAATAATCTCACTTCACCAAGATTTGTCCAGGGCACTGGAAGGATTCAGCAATTCAGGAGCAGAGGAGCAGATATTCATGAGTGAGACAGTGGTCCTTTGAGAAAGCTTTGCGCAGACCAATGTATGTCacaagaagcaaacaaaaacgtGTCATTTGCTCATTCAATATGAGTTTTGTAATGTGCTGCTgaaacattttacataaaaacaagGGAAGCAGCTCTGCATTCAAATGAAACAGCTGGATATGAAACAGGACTGAGAGGACGGGCACGGGTCAGTGGCATCCTTATTCTATGGAAGgcacaggcaaagagagagagagggtgattATGGTAGCTGCAAAGATAGTCACTTTGAACTCCCTTTATCCCACCAGTTAGACAGAGTCAAGGAGATTCAAGGGAGCAAAAATGTGGGTACCTGATACATATGTAAAATTAGAGCCAGTCAGTGCAACAGGAATAAGGCTTCATCAGGCATTTATACAAACGGttgtatgtttttaatttcaaaatttgaaGGTAACCACAATTGTATATTTCCCTCACAATAAAAtcagaagcaggaaaatataaaGGTGGCAGCTTTACATCTCAACATTAACAAACTGTAAGTCAACTGTTTAAATGGATGCTATTCTTAAAAGATAATGTAACAAATGAACTCATAAAGCAGTAGCAGATACATCAATATCTTCCCCACCCCAGACTGACAAATACTCCACTACAGCACAGACAGCCAAAGCAACAGCAACACAAAGTTTCACTGCACaaaggaaaaccagaaaagaatcCTCCCTTCCCCATTACACTCTACTAGAAGGTCACCCCTTTTCCATAAGGTTTGTCATGCAATTACAATTAACAATTGATCATAAGAGTAAAATGATGTTTGTGTTACTTTCTCCATCTAGAACTAAGATCTAGAAGTGTTAAAACTCTTGTTATTTTCTCCAAGAGGACATTCTTAATGCCAGACCAAGTTCCCTTTTGCAATAGTAATCCAAACCAAAAAGCTCTGAGCATCAGGCTACTCAAGCAGCAGAAAGTTAAAACAAGTCCAACTTGACTACTGATCACAAAAGATTTCTATAAGATATTGCATTCTTGATCAAAAACTAATACAGAGGTTGCTCTAAGGTGGTGAGTAAAAAGACGCAGAGGCTTTCAAACAGGATggttttattcctttgtttttaaacGATCTTTCTACAGTAGTGGGACAGGAAGCAGCAgcaaagaagggaaggagaaaacagTTTAGAATATACAGCACTTCCTTTTGGGTTGAGTTTCCGGAGGCTCGAGGGCAGCTAGGATAGCCTCATCAAACACATTCTTCAGACCTCTCTACAAgacagaggggaggagagagaatagCAGCCAGGTTAGAGGATTAGAAAGACTAGCAGGTACAACAGCAGTCCGGATTAAATGAGCTGAATTCACAGAAGCAATGTGCCTTAAGAAAAATGCTAGAATGCTAGATCTTAAGCCCATTATTGGCAGAGTAGATAACTGACCAAAAACTTCACCTCAAGCAAGGTTAACTGAGCAGGAaagcaatttttattaaaatgcaatATGTTGACTTCTAACACATTTTGGAAATAAATCTATTACAATTTCAGGCTTATGTGAATTCAGCCCCTGAATAACTGAAGGACACAAATAGCAGACTAACAGGCATGCTATGTGTTTCTAGGTTCAATGACACATCTGAATGTGATTAATCAAGATTTCAGAGTAAACTGGTTTCCCAGAACAGAAAGGTTCAgacatttaaaaagtgttaatTGTGCAACAGTACCAACTAGAAGGAGTTTAAAGAACAGACTCTAGAAACAGCATACACTTCAGTTATTCAGCAATGTTATTAGAGCAAGTAACCACCACCCAAGtcataagaaaacaaagaatgggGTCCTAGAATGAGTTTTAGCAAGCAGTCCAGTGCTTTAAGATGTCTGCATGGGTATCAGAGCATAAAGCATGGAGTGAAaacaaagaatattctcagatttTATGAGGATTAAGATACAGAAATACACTTACACCTCAGCCACAAACTCCAACATGACAGTGTGACTCAGCAGTGGTGGTACTTAGGACCCAGGTCTACAGACTCACCTAAACTCACCTAAATCTGAAGCCACAAGTTTACCACCCAAGGTTGTTTCACATGTTCTTTAGTTTGATCAGTTTGATCCCAAGTAAATATGTCCTAAAAGTCCCAGAACACAGCTCCAATTTAAGTGCCAACTCCAGACCACCCCAAGTGTTCCCACCTCCACCCTGCCCCCATCCATGACATCCCACAGGACTGGTACCCACACGTCACATTAGAtacaaaataaatcagaaaacagCAGTAAATTCTTTAAAAGcagcaaaagttaaaaagttttCCTCTTTCTACATCATTTACAAAGTAGAAATGccacataaaagttaaaattccATTGCAATTCTTTCTACACATCTAGGAACCAACTCTGGcagtaaaatataaaaggaaggaaggagtacaGAAAGGGAAATAtactttataaggaaaaaaaagaggaggaggaccATTAGAAACTGGAGTGTATCCCTTAACAGAAGGAATTCCTTTCTTGCTTACCGTGGACGAAGATCAACAAATGCTCTATGAAACAAAACTAATCTTTGCTTGACCACCATCTGTTTATATTAAGACTTTGGTTTTAGAGGAATCAACAAACAGAACCTGTAAGCCTCAAAGTTCTAGCTCCCAAACACAACCACAGACCCCATTTTCTAACTTCCCCTCTTTTGACTTCTCCATACTTCAAACTCTGGTAAGAAAAATGTACCTGCTAAGACCTTTTAAACTTCATGCCCTCTACAAACGGATTTACTATATACACCTGTTGATAAAGTAAAAATCTTACCTTAAAAGCATCCAATTATCTAAAGCATCACTAGTAACCTAAAAGTGAATCCACAGGGCCTATGTGTCTTCCCTCAAAGCAACCCATATCTAGAGAACAGAGGTATGCATAGAAGCACACAGAATTAGTGTCTAATATGGACATGAGTGTTTCACACATGACCTTCCCGTCTCCCCCAATATACACATACAGGCACGCTTTTCTGGGAATGTTACTAAAACAGAGAGAAGcaccagcattttttaaaactctcaaaaCAGTGCTGTGCATGAAAAGATATAAAATCTTCTAAACTTTTAAGTAACTGCTTTTATAATAGCACTAAACTGCCCAAAAAAACTAGGATTAGAAGATTATGTTTAAATCATCTGATACTAGGCCTCAAAGTTATTCTGAGGGATATCCCAGTTAAGCATAAaagttttatctttaaatatcCAACCAAGTACTAAACTGATTATTAAATTATGTACTAGGCCCTACAAACTAAATACCTAGTGCATATGTAATAAGTAATCATATATGCCATTTACCCTAGTATACATGTAGTTAAGAATCCAAGTGTTTTtagaaacacaataaaaatgaattacctGAAAACATAAGCATAAATATAATgagtttaatataattattagaaACCTCCACCCTTCAATCTTGCCCTATTAGGCATGTCTGCTCACTGTTTAAACTTCAAAGCACCAGTACCAGCAGAACATAAGACTTTTGTGCTAATTATTTCCACAACTTTTTCCTTTGCCCCCAGAACAGTACTCAAAGGACGGAATCAGCGATATCATGAAGGTGAAAAAGTTTAAACCACACACATCAGTTACAAGTCCCATCTTTTGCTCCCTATCTTCAAAATCTGAGTTTCCCATCAAACTACAAAAGGAGTTCCAATTAAATCACCCAAAAATGGCCAGAATACatgaggaaggaatacttccaaaaaCATAGGAATAGAGACACTATATAAAGCATGCTTGAGAACTGTGGCAGAAATAGCCATGGCTGCCTTCTCTGACATTAAAGTCTCAATTATTATGACTAATTCCCTATCCTGGTTGAATTGCCCAAGAAACAGCATAGTATCAATTGTCAGAACTGGCAAGAAAAGATCAGACATATTTAGATGAAAAtttaagttaagaaaaaaaaaaatcattcacatCCTCTCTTGCAAGTGTGTGCTTATCTGAACCTTTCCtgtaaggtttttgttttaacaCAACCCTGACCACTATGAATCATTCAGTACAATACGAGAGCTTACCAACACAAGGGGTTTAGGAACTAATAATATTCTCCAAAAAACACAGAGGCCTCTAACAAAAGAACATACAATATGAAGCTGTTCATATTCTTGCTGGGCATCTTTGAGCACTGCTGATCACTGTTAGAAATAACTCCTGTATCCTAATGCTCTAACAAATGACTCGACCATAAATACACATGGGGTTTCATGCCATCCTTACCTGTGTAAGTGCAGAACACTCCACATACTTGACAGCCTTCAGGTCACGGGCCAGCTTTTCAGCAGTCTCTGGAGTGATAGGCTTCTGTTTGTTCTTGGCAAGTTTCTCAATAGTAGAGGGGTCATCTCTGAGATCAATTTGAGTCCCAACAAGCAAGAAAGGAGTCTTTGGACAGTGGTGAGTTATCTCAGGCACCCACtaaaaaaaggtattttaaaatacactctTGTTAATCAACAAGCCTCTAATGCTATTTATAACAGGTCAGTA
This portion of the Pongo abelii isolate AG06213 chromosome 1, NHGRI_mPonAbe1-v2.0_pri, whole genome shotgun sequence genome encodes:
- the CDC42 gene encoding cell division control protein 42 homolog isoform X1, giving the protein MQTIKCVVVGDGAVGKTCLLISYTTNKFPSEYVPTVFDNYAVTVMIGGEPYTLGLFDTAGQEDYDRLRPLSYPQTDVFLVCFSVVSPSSFENVKEKWVPEITHHCPKTPFLLVGTQIDLRDDPSTIEKLAKNKQKPITPETAEKLARDLKAVKYVECSALTQKGLKNVFDEAILAALEPPEPKKSRRCVLL
- the CDC42 gene encoding cell division control protein 42 homolog isoform X2, whose product is MQTIKCVVVGDGAVGKTCLLISYTTNKFPSEYVPTVFDNYAVTVMIGGEPYTLGLFDTAGQEDYDRLRPLSYPQTDVFLVCFSVVSPSSFENVKEKWVPEITHHCPKTPFLLVGTQIDLRDDPSTIEKLAKNKQKPITPETAEKLARDLKAVKYVECSALTQRGLKNVFDEAILAALEPPETQPKRKCCIF